One genomic region from Terriglobales bacterium encodes:
- the miaA gene encoding tRNA (adenosine(37)-N6)-dimethylallyltransferase MiaA codes for MAPDPLELAVNPLLVVILGPTGSGKTALSLALAQRFSGEIVNCDSVAVYREFEIGTAKPSPEERARAPHHLFDVAAPTEVFTAGDYARRARAVLAEIRDREHLPIVVGGTGLYLRALLDGLFAGPPRSEELRARLRADAEQKGSQHLHEMLARLDPAAAEKIHANDVPKLIRAIEVALTARRPMTEMWREGRDPLTGFRILRLGLDPERNALYTRLNERARQMFERGLLEETQALLEEYGGSARPLGSLGYKQAVQHLRGESDRKLAVWAAQQSHRNYAKRQMTWFRREPDVHWLKGFGDDPAIQSDALRLVSERLATGD; via the coding sequence GTGGCACCTGATCCGCTGGAGCTGGCGGTGAACCCGCTGCTGGTCGTCATCCTCGGGCCCACCGGCAGCGGCAAGACGGCGCTCTCGCTCGCGCTCGCCCAGCGCTTCTCCGGCGAGATCGTCAACTGCGACTCCGTCGCCGTCTACCGCGAGTTCGAGATCGGCACCGCCAAGCCCTCGCCGGAAGAGCGCGCCCGCGCGCCGCACCATCTCTTCGACGTCGCCGCGCCCACCGAGGTCTTCACCGCCGGCGACTACGCCCGCCGGGCCCGCGCCGTCCTCGCGGAGATCAGGGACCGCGAGCATCTCCCCATCGTCGTCGGCGGCACCGGCCTCTACCTGCGCGCGCTGCTGGACGGCCTGTTCGCCGGACCGCCGCGCTCCGAGGAGCTGCGCGCCCGCCTCCGCGCCGACGCTGAGCAAAAGGGCTCGCAGCACCTGCACGAGATGCTCGCCCGGCTCGACCCCGCCGCCGCCGAGAAGATCCACGCCAACGACGTTCCCAAGCTCATTCGCGCCATCGAGGTCGCGCTGACCGCGCGCCGCCCCATGACCGAGATGTGGCGCGAAGGCCGCGACCCGCTCACCGGCTTTCGCATTCTGCGGCTCGGCCTCGACCCGGAGCGCAACGCGCTCTACACCCGCCTCAACGAGCGCGCCAGGCAGATGTTCGAGCGCGGTCTGCTCGAAGAGACCCAGGCCCTGCTCGAAGAATACGGCGGCTCCGCCCGCCCGCTCGGCTCGCTCGGCTACAAGCAGGCCGTGCAGCACCTGCGCGGCGAGAGCGACCGCAAGCTCGCGGTCTGGGCGGCGCAGCAGTCCCACCGCAACTACGCCAAGCGCCAGATGACCTGGTTCCGCCGCGAGCCCGACGTCCACTGGCTCAAAGGCTTCGGCGACGACCCAGCCATCCAGAGCGACGCGCTGCGGCTGGTATCCGAGCGACTAGCGACTGGCGACTAG